One segment of Toxotes jaculatrix isolate fToxJac2 chromosome 8, fToxJac2.pri, whole genome shotgun sequence DNA contains the following:
- the gsdmeb gene encoding gasdermin Eb isoform X2 gives MFATATRNFVAEVDHGGLLIPVSSLNDTITLLTVVVKRKRFWLWQKPKYLTTDFNLNDILKGDTPIQPDTKETDFIKYNGTYGDNIQGSMNANFVHSNVSLEAKDSSKLQSSFGGLKKEEVNVQKLLQDSKGRVLDMSHCLIQQAKEKHRRVFGIVKERIVTTNPCSVIEEVQQGGQCGGRLSLCGPKNPKVSLKENGSLSTDSNVTVEIPTHTTIAYGLIELEVKHDGSYKLCLMSDTMGGFEVDSFAHKGPVDVSGALAHKNNHLRQDLEQLNDHFQLLSSLPVTTRSSLFQQFTEVMQDQTAVSALQNVLDQMCLDKSLPQGDTTTTEPQKQNIQAILDLVEQSGQVGLAQTGQSTSVLTAIHLISSALDEMTNDCLAVLGICCNHTMLQTMELLVQCVSEKGELSLSRAGQAALTEDVFEKAEHLFATSNVSLKRDGDTVKTEINQEPGNLPLALCIAVRGLGSLVCCV, from the exons ATGTTTGCCACAGCTACTAGAAACTTTGTGGCGGAGGTGGATCATGGGGGATTGCTGATCCCGGTGTCCAGCCTGAATGACACTATCACTCTCCTGACAGTGGTCGTAAAACGAAAACGTTTCTGGCTCTGGCAGAAGCCCAAGTATCTTACCACTGATTTTAACCTCAATGATATACTAAAAGGAGACACTCCTATACAGCCAG ATACCAAAGAGACAGACTTTATCAAATATAATGGTACATATGGTGACAACATTCAGGGATCTATGAACGCAAATTTTGTCCACTCCAATGTGAGCCTGGAGGCTAAAGACTCTTCCAAACTCCAGTCATCCTTTGGTGGTTtgaaaaaagaggaagtgaaTGTGCAGAAATTGCTGCAAGACTCCAAAGGCAG GGTCTTGGACATGTCCCACTGCCTGATCCAGCAGGCAAAGGAGAAGCACAGACGGGTATTTGGGATTGTGAAGGAGCGTATCGTGACCACTAACCCCTGTTCGGTCATAGAGGAGGTGCAGCAGGGCGGACAGTGTGGAGGAAGACTGAGCCTCTGTGGGCCCAAGAACCCTAAG gttTCACTGAAAGAGAATGGGAGCCTGAGTACAGACAGTAATGTTACCGTGGAGATTCCCACCCATACTACCATTGCCTATGGCCTCATAGAACTAGAGGTCAAACACGATGGAAGCTACA AGTTGTGTCTGATGTCAGACACCATGGGAGGTTTTGAAGTAGACAGCTTTGCTCACAAAGGACCGGTGGATGTCTCGGGAGCTCTTGCACACAAAAATAACCACCTTCGACAAG ACCTGGAGCAACTTAATGATCATTTCCAGCTGCTTTCATCTCTTCCTGTCACCACAAGGTCCTCTCTGTTCCAGCAATTCACAGAAGTTATGCAGGACCAAACGGCCGTCAGTGCACTTCAGAATGTA ctGGACCAGATGTGCCTGGATAAGAGTCTTCCACAGGGTGATACTACAACCACAGAACCTCAAAAACAGAACATCCAAGCAATTCTGGATCTTGTGGAGCAATCTGGTCAAGTGGGGTTAGCTCAGACAGGCCAGTCCACATCAGTCCTCACAGCCATTCACCTCATTAGCAGTGCTTTGGATG agatGACAAATGATTGTCTTGCTGTCTTGGGAATCTGCTGCAATCACACAATGTTACAGACAATGGAGCTACTG GTGCAGTGTGTATCAGAAAAGGGGGAACTGTCTCTGAGCCGTGCAGGGCAGGCTGCACTGACAGAGGACGTCTTTGAAAAGGCTGAACATCTTTTTGCCACCTCTAATGTGTCCCTGAAGAGAGACGGGGacacagtgaagacagaaaTAAACCAAGAGCCAGGAAACCTTCCTCTGGCCTTGTGCATCGCTGTCAGAGGTCTCGGCTCCTTAGTCTGCTGTGTTTGA
- the gsdmeb gene encoding gasdermin Eb isoform X1, protein MVFVLSSWAMFATATRNFVAEVDHGGLLIPVSSLNDTITLLTVVVKRKRFWLWQKPKYLTTDFNLNDILKGDTPIQPDTKETDFIKYNGTYGDNIQGSMNANFVHSNVSLEAKDSSKLQSSFGGLKKEEVNVQKLLQDSKGRVLDMSHCLIQQAKEKHRRVFGIVKERIVTTNPCSVIEEVQQGGQCGGRLSLCGPKNPKVSLKENGSLSTDSNVTVEIPTHTTIAYGLIELEVKHDGSYKLCLMSDTMGGFEVDSFAHKGPVDVSGALAHKNNHLRQDLEQLNDHFQLLSSLPVTTRSSLFQQFTEVMQDQTAVSALQNVLDQMCLDKSLPQGDTTTTEPQKQNIQAILDLVEQSGQVGLAQTGQSTSVLTAIHLISSALDEMTNDCLAVLGICCNHTMLQTMELLVQCVSEKGELSLSRAGQAALTEDVFEKAEHLFATSNVSLKRDGDTVKTEINQEPGNLPLALCIAVRGLGSLVCCV, encoded by the exons ATGGTGTTC GTTTTATCCAGTTGGGCGATGTTTGCCACAGCTACTAGAAACTTTGTGGCGGAGGTGGATCATGGGGGATTGCTGATCCCGGTGTCCAGCCTGAATGACACTATCACTCTCCTGACAGTGGTCGTAAAACGAAAACGTTTCTGGCTCTGGCAGAAGCCCAAGTATCTTACCACTGATTTTAACCTCAATGATATACTAAAAGGAGACACTCCTATACAGCCAG ATACCAAAGAGACAGACTTTATCAAATATAATGGTACATATGGTGACAACATTCAGGGATCTATGAACGCAAATTTTGTCCACTCCAATGTGAGCCTGGAGGCTAAAGACTCTTCCAAACTCCAGTCATCCTTTGGTGGTTtgaaaaaagaggaagtgaaTGTGCAGAAATTGCTGCAAGACTCCAAAGGCAG GGTCTTGGACATGTCCCACTGCCTGATCCAGCAGGCAAAGGAGAAGCACAGACGGGTATTTGGGATTGTGAAGGAGCGTATCGTGACCACTAACCCCTGTTCGGTCATAGAGGAGGTGCAGCAGGGCGGACAGTGTGGAGGAAGACTGAGCCTCTGTGGGCCCAAGAACCCTAAG gttTCACTGAAAGAGAATGGGAGCCTGAGTACAGACAGTAATGTTACCGTGGAGATTCCCACCCATACTACCATTGCCTATGGCCTCATAGAACTAGAGGTCAAACACGATGGAAGCTACA AGTTGTGTCTGATGTCAGACACCATGGGAGGTTTTGAAGTAGACAGCTTTGCTCACAAAGGACCGGTGGATGTCTCGGGAGCTCTTGCACACAAAAATAACCACCTTCGACAAG ACCTGGAGCAACTTAATGATCATTTCCAGCTGCTTTCATCTCTTCCTGTCACCACAAGGTCCTCTCTGTTCCAGCAATTCACAGAAGTTATGCAGGACCAAACGGCCGTCAGTGCACTTCAGAATGTA ctGGACCAGATGTGCCTGGATAAGAGTCTTCCACAGGGTGATACTACAACCACAGAACCTCAAAAACAGAACATCCAAGCAATTCTGGATCTTGTGGAGCAATCTGGTCAAGTGGGGTTAGCTCAGACAGGCCAGTCCACATCAGTCCTCACAGCCATTCACCTCATTAGCAGTGCTTTGGATG agatGACAAATGATTGTCTTGCTGTCTTGGGAATCTGCTGCAATCACACAATGTTACAGACAATGGAGCTACTG GTGCAGTGTGTATCAGAAAAGGGGGAACTGTCTCTGAGCCGTGCAGGGCAGGCTGCACTGACAGAGGACGTCTTTGAAAAGGCTGAACATCTTTTTGCCACCTCTAATGTGTCCCTGAAGAGAGACGGGGacacagtgaagacagaaaTAAACCAAGAGCCAGGAAACCTTCCTCTGGCCTTGTGCATCGCTGTCAGAGGTCTCGGCTCCTTAGTCTGCTGTGTTTGA